AAAGCAGCCACTCTCGTGGAGCGTGATTGAGTGCTCTCCGCTGAGGAACGACTTGAGCAGCTCGAGAAGTTGTTCGAAGAGCTGGAGGATCTCAGCGACGACGCTCCCGTGATTGTAGAAGGCGCTCGAGACGTGGCAGCGCTGAAGCGTCTGGGCATCACGAAGAATGTCATTGCCCTGCACAAGGGGGTTTCCATATTCTCGTTCTGCGAGGAACTCTCGCGAAGATCGAGGGCAGCCATCGTACTCACTGACTGGGATAGGAGAGGCGGGATGCTAGCGAGAATGCTTAGGAACGGCCTGAAAGCGAACGGCGTCGAGGTCAATGATTACATCAGGACTCGGATAGTGATCCTGTCGAAGAATGAGATCAAAGATATCGAGAGCTTGCCCACCTTCATTGAACGCCTGCGATCGATGTGATCTGGGCAGGCCATGCAAGGGCAGCATGGTTGAAGGACAAATGATTTAGA
This region of Candidatus Thermoplasmatota archaeon genomic DNA includes:
- a CDS encoding toprim domain-containing protein, with the protein product MLSAEERLEQLEKLFEELEDLSDDAPVIVEGARDVAALKRLGITKNVIALHKGVSIFSFCEELSRRSRAAIVLTDWDRRGGMLARMLRNGLKANGVEVNDYIRTRIVILSKNEIKDIESLPTFIERLRSM